In Lytechinus variegatus isolate NC3 chromosome 18, Lvar_3.0, whole genome shotgun sequence, a single genomic region encodes these proteins:
- the LOC121431539 gene encoding A-agglutinin anchorage subunit-like isoform X1, translating into MGNCLKSCFGKVKSKKTDYFSGRFNNSSIDIEFENLIEDDDEQRNHDVLTDDERNLLLNRRYTDLVQEQQKIDAKLDKELALEEENARLEEEAYNAAKQEASRAAKRARLLEMEKQRTKSQQSNGSTKAWLGDDAGDWEIATEDDFEAFLDTVKAKSETVRASVASMLNNSTTTTTNTTTTTNQAVAKQPSTNTTTPMIHQSPTSIKPTSSDTPSKISQNPSVMSSSPSPAGALTSAVPSDTQSGQFNSLRTQGGKLGLSNEGVKGQVGGSGQVDHGQTSSNPDVISEASQRANPQGVGKSSSQGAGQNGLTEGDGQEGKMSYYIKPGSKSSNHHEDDDSDVEWEADFVSADSPSEPITITPQSSPAKLPTTQSIGSSNSTTIPSRHQPIKTGLPSSSRPNGSALANGQLPYKHEVDKEIETSLTEGKVKPKGGTNPVKPKKTLDIDIDKFLEELDFDT; encoded by the exons atgggaaattgcctaaaatcatgttttgggAAAGTAAAATCAAA gaaGACAGATTATTTTTCAGGACGATTCAACAACTCATCAATCGACATTGAGTTTGAAAACCTTATCGAGGAT gatGATGAACAGAGGAACCACGATGTTCTCACAGACGATGAGAGAAACCTCCTTCTGAATAGACGCTATACTGATCTTGTTCAAGAGCAACAGAAAATTGATGCCAAACTCGACAAAGAG TTGGCATTAGAAGAAGAGAATGCACGTTTGGAAGAAGAGGCATACAATGCAGCCAAGCAGGAAGCTTCCCGGGCCGCCAAGAGGGCGAGGTTACTTGAGATGGAGAAACAAAGAACGAAGTCACAGCAGAGCAATGGATCAACTAAGGCATGGCTTGGAGATGATGCAGGAGATTGGGAAAT AGCAACAGAGGATGATTTTGAAGCATTCCTAGACACAGTAAAAGCAAAATCTGAAACTGTGAGAGCAAGTG TGGCCTCTATGTTGAACAACTCCACAACAactaccaccaacaccaccactaccactaatCAAGCCGTTGCCAAGCAACCAAGTACCAACACTACTACCCCTATGATCCACCAATCCCCTACTTCTATAAAGCCAACATCTTCAGATACCCCAagcaaaatatcacaaaacccATCAGTGATGAGCTCTAGTCCCAGTCCAGCGGGAGCCTTGACTAGTGCTGTCCCATCAGATACACAATCTGGCCAGTTTAATAGCCTAAGGACCCAGGGGGGTAAGCTAGGGTTGTCTAACGAAGGAGTCAAGGGGCAAGTTGGTGGATCGGGGCAGGTTGACCATGGCCAGACTTCTAGTAACCCTGATGTGATCAGTGAGGCTAGTCAAAGGGCTAATCCTCAGGGAGTGGGGAAGTCATCTTCCCAGGGAGCGGGGCAGAATGGTTTGACGGAGGGAGATGGACAAGAAG GAAAGATGTCATATTACATCAAACCAGGGTCCAAGTCATCAAATCACCATGAAGATGATGACTCTGACGTAGAGTGGGAAGCTGACTTTGTGTCCGCCGATTCCCCCTCCGAGCCGATCACAATCACACCGCAGTCATCCCCAGCCAAGCTACCTACAACGCAGTCAATCGGCTCATCCAACTCAACCACCATTCCATCTCGgcatcaaccaatcaaaacgGGTCTTCCATCCAGCTCTAGGCCTAATGGCTCTGCCTTAGCCAATGGACAGCTACCTTACAAACACGAAGTGGATAAGGAGATTGAGACCAGTTTGACGGAAGGCAAGGTGAAACCAAAAGGAGGAACGAATCCTGTGAAACCCAAGAAGACATTAGACATTGATATTGACAAGTTCCTTGAAGAATTGGATTTCGATACATGA
- the LOC121431539 gene encoding AP-1 complex-associated regulatory protein-like isoform X2, translating to MGNCLKSCFGKVKSKKTDYFSGRFNNSSIDIEFENLIEDDDEQRNHDVLTDDERNLLLNRRYTDLVQEQQKIDAKLDKELALEEENARLEEEAYNAAKQEASRAAKRARLLEMEKQRTKSQQSNGSTKAWLGDDAGDWEIATEDDFEAFLDTVKAKSETVRASGKMSYYIKPGSKSSNHHEDDDSDVEWEADFVSADSPSEPITITPQSSPAKLPTTQSIGSSNSTTIPSRHQPIKTGLPSSSRPNGSALANGQLPYKHEVDKEIETSLTEGKVKPKGGTNPVKPKKTLDIDIDKFLEELDFDT from the exons atgggaaattgcctaaaatcatgttttgggAAAGTAAAATCAAA gaaGACAGATTATTTTTCAGGACGATTCAACAACTCATCAATCGACATTGAGTTTGAAAACCTTATCGAGGAT gatGATGAACAGAGGAACCACGATGTTCTCACAGACGATGAGAGAAACCTCCTTCTGAATAGACGCTATACTGATCTTGTTCAAGAGCAACAGAAAATTGATGCCAAACTCGACAAAGAG TTGGCATTAGAAGAAGAGAATGCACGTTTGGAAGAAGAGGCATACAATGCAGCCAAGCAGGAAGCTTCCCGGGCCGCCAAGAGGGCGAGGTTACTTGAGATGGAGAAACAAAGAACGAAGTCACAGCAGAGCAATGGATCAACTAAGGCATGGCTTGGAGATGATGCAGGAGATTGGGAAAT AGCAACAGAGGATGATTTTGAAGCATTCCTAGACACAGTAAAAGCAAAATCTGAAACTGTGAGAGCAAGTG GAAAGATGTCATATTACATCAAACCAGGGTCCAAGTCATCAAATCACCATGAAGATGATGACTCTGACGTAGAGTGGGAAGCTGACTTTGTGTCCGCCGATTCCCCCTCCGAGCCGATCACAATCACACCGCAGTCATCCCCAGCCAAGCTACCTACAACGCAGTCAATCGGCTCATCCAACTCAACCACCATTCCATCTCGgcatcaaccaatcaaaacgGGTCTTCCATCCAGCTCTAGGCCTAATGGCTCTGCCTTAGCCAATGGACAGCTACCTTACAAACACGAAGTGGATAAGGAGATTGAGACCAGTTTGACGGAAGGCAAGGTGAAACCAAAAGGAGGAACGAATCCTGTGAAACCCAAGAAGACATTAGACATTGATATTGACAAGTTCCTTGAAGAATTGGATTTCGATACATGA